The genomic interval TCTGAGAAGCATAAGCGTCCACAATTGTAAAATGTGCTATTCTGTTTAAATGTTCTTAATGAAAATGTTTAAAGCAGTAACTGGAAACTTTAAGATTCTACCAAAGCCAATGGAATGACACAAAATGCACGTAAGCAAAATTGAAGAACACCTTTACCTAATCGATGTCGAAACCGGCGGAATCGAAAATTTCGTTGCTAGCTACGTCTTAAAAGGAAAACAAACAGTCATCATTGAAACAGGTCCAACCTCTTCCATACCTAACCTGCTTTCAGCCCTTAAAGAATTAAACGTAAAACCCGAACAAGTAGCGTATGTAGCAGTTTCGCACATTCACCTCGACCATGGCGGAGGCGCAGGTGCACTGTTAAGGCACCTACCTAAAGCAAAAGTTGTCGTTCATCCGAGAGGCGCACCACATTTAGTGAATCCAGAAAAACTTTGGCAACAATCAAGACAAGTTCTCGGAAACATAACTGAAATTTATGGACCACCAGAACCTGTTCCTGAAGAGAGAATCATCGCAGCAAATGATGGCATGATTCTCGACGTTGGAAACGATGTCAAATTGAAGGTCATAGAAACTTTGGGACACGCTTCGCATCATTTAAGCTATTATGAACCGTTAACTGAAGGTATTTTTCCCGGAGACGCAGCAGGAATTTACCTAAACAAGATTGGTGTGATTGTGCCCACAACTCCGTCACCCTTCCGTTTAGACATTGCTTTGGCATCCTTGGATAAACTAATCAATCTAAAACCTAAAGTTTTGTATTATAGCCATTTTGGCAAAGCAGAAAATGCCATGGAAAAGCTTCAAACCTACGTGAATCAGCTTAAGCTTTGGGCGAGGATTGCGAAGCAAGGTTTAGAAAACGGAGAAGACTTGGCTGATATAAGCAAAAGGATACTTGAAAGTGATGAAGCGATTAGAAAAGCTAGGGATTACATTCAATCACATGCTGTTTTGAGTGAAACTGTGCTTGGCGAAAGTGTGCAAGGCGTTGTTGATTTTGTGGAGAAGTTTAAGCAAATTCCATAATGATTTTGTTTTGGTGTAAACGCCAAAATCACTTATATTGCCCAAAAACATCTTTGACTATTAGGTGAAAACATGGAAGAAGGAGAAGGCCGTGCTCCTTCAGAAAAAGTTCCACTCGAAAAACTAGACAGTTACATGTGGCGAATCCCAAAATACAAACCAGGCATGCGCGTCCCAGGCGTTATTTTCGCAGATAAAAACCTACTCGAGAAAATGCAGACAGACCGCACACTAGAACAATGCGCAAACGTTGCACATTTACCAGGAATTTACAAGTATTCCATAACTTTACCAGACGGTCATGAAGGCTACGGTTTCCCAATAGGCGGTGTTGCCGCAACCGACTATGATGAAGGCGTCATCAGTCCAGGCGGTGTAGGCTACGACATAAACTGTGGAGTACGTTTGTTAACCACGAATCTTTCAGAAGAGGACATAAGACCGAAACTTGCCGACTTATCAAACACCATCTTTGAGAATGTGCCTTGCGGACTTGGAAGCCGCAGAAAAGACCTCAAAGTGACGGCACATGATTTGGATAGGCTGGTTGTTGAGGGTGTCCAATGGGTTATTGATCAAGGTTTAGGTTGGCATGAGGACACTGAGCATTGTGAAGAACGCGGATGCATGAAAAACGCGAATCCAGACAAAGTTTCAACGACAGCCAAAAACAGAGGACTAACACAAATCGGCACGTTAGGTTCAGGAAACCACTTTCTCGAAATCCAGAAAATCGACAAAATCTACGATTCTGCAATAGCCAAAACTTTTGGAATTACGCATGAAGGTCAAGTAACAGCAATGATTCACTGTGGTTCTAGGGGTTTTGGTCATCAAATATGTTCAGATTATCTGCGAGTTATGGAAAGAGCCGTTCACAAATACAAAATTGTTCTGCCAGACCGAGAACTTGCTTGCGCACCGGGAAACAGCAATGAAGCCGAAGATTATTACCAAGCAATGGCTTGTGCTGTGAATTATGCGTTTGCTAATCGTCAAGCTATAATGCATTGGGTTAGACAGAGTTTCCAACAAGTCTTTAGGCAAGACCCGGAAAAGTTTGGGCTCAAACTTGTTTACGACGTAGCCCACAATATTGCAAAAATAGAAAACCACAAGGTTAATGGAGACCAAAAGAAAGTTTGGGTTCACAGAAAAGGCGCAACCAGAGCTTTTCCACCCATGCATCCAGAAATTCCGTCAGATTACCGTTCCGCTGGGCAACCCGTGCTTATTCCTGGCAGCATGGGAACAAGTTCTTGGCTTCTGGTCGGCACAGAAAAGGCTATGCAATTAAGTTTCGGTTCTACAGCGCATGGTGCGGGAAGAATGCTAAGTCGGAACGCTGCCAAACGACGATTCTGGGGTGGCGACATCAAAAAGGCTTTGGAACAACGTGGAATCTTTGTTAGAGCTGCAAGTTCGGTGGTTTTGGCTGAAGAAGCAGATCCAGCTTACAAGAATGTGGATGTGGTTGCTGATGTCAGCGACAAAGTTGGAATTGCAACGAAAGTTGCAAGGATTGTTCCTTTGGCGGTTGTGAAGGGCTGAGTGCGTTTAAGTAATTTTCTCTTTTCTTTTGATTTGTTGTTCTTCTCTCGCATGTGCCCTGTGTAGTTCCTTCATGTACCATGCTCTTTCTCTTGCATAGTGAATGCT from Candidatus Bathyarchaeota archaeon A05DMB-5 carries:
- a CDS encoding MBL fold metallo-hydrolase; its protein translation is MHVSKIEEHLYLIDVETGGIENFVASYVLKGKQTVIIETGPTSSIPNLLSALKELNVKPEQVAYVAVSHIHLDHGGGAGALLRHLPKAKVVVHPRGAPHLVNPEKLWQQSRQVLGNITEIYGPPEPVPEERIIAANDGMILDVGNDVKLKVIETLGHASHHLSYYEPLTEGIFPGDAAGIYLNKIGVIVPTTPSPFRLDIALASLDKLINLKPKVLYYSHFGKAENAMEKLQTYVNQLKLWARIAKQGLENGEDLADISKRILESDEAIRKARDYIQSHAVLSETVLGESVQGVVDFVEKFKQIP
- a CDS encoding RtcB family protein, encoding MEEGEGRAPSEKVPLEKLDSYMWRIPKYKPGMRVPGVIFADKNLLEKMQTDRTLEQCANVAHLPGIYKYSITLPDGHEGYGFPIGGVAATDYDEGVISPGGVGYDINCGVRLLTTNLSEEDIRPKLADLSNTIFENVPCGLGSRRKDLKVTAHDLDRLVVEGVQWVIDQGLGWHEDTEHCEERGCMKNANPDKVSTTAKNRGLTQIGTLGSGNHFLEIQKIDKIYDSAIAKTFGITHEGQVTAMIHCGSRGFGHQICSDYLRVMERAVHKYKIVLPDRELACAPGNSNEAEDYYQAMACAVNYAFANRQAIMHWVRQSFQQVFRQDPEKFGLKLVYDVAHNIAKIENHKVNGDQKKVWVHRKGATRAFPPMHPEIPSDYRSAGQPVLIPGSMGTSSWLLVGTEKAMQLSFGSTAHGAGRMLSRNAAKRRFWGGDIKKALEQRGIFVRAASSVVLAEEADPAYKNVDVVADVSDKVGIATKVARIVPLAVVKG